The Hymenobacter sp. 5317J-9 genome has a window encoding:
- a CDS encoding ABC transporter ATP-binding protein produces the protein MKILYSYLRHYWPLLVLALVLAAVNQVFSLLDPYFFRQLVDHFTAKYPDISGVRLVSFRPFFWEAIPLVGLMLGVAMVSRIAKNFQDYYVNVITQRLGARMYSDGLRHSLELPYQVFEDQRSGETLGKLQKVRIDVEKLIQSFVNVLFTALVGIVFVMWYAVTVYWPIALGYFLTIPLLGILSFFLSKRIKVIQKTIVAETTALAGSTTESLRNIELIKSLGLAQQETERLNATTDKILKLELRKVRYLRSLSFVQGTFVNLLRNIIILLLLYLRVQNHISLGEFFSFFIYSFSIFGPLQELGNIIGVYRETEISLGNFQTILDTPKDVKPAHPKSVAHINDLAFEHVSFKHLTAKGPALSDISFSTRLGETIAFVGPSGSGKTTLVKLLVGLYPPLSGRILYNGIPGAEIDLDELREQIGFVTQDTQLFSGTIRENLRFVAPQATDEECLLALRQAAADSLLARAPLGLDSVIGEGGVKVSGGEKQRLSIARALLRKPTLMVFDEATSALDSLTEEEIGKTVRELSGSRQHMTILIAHRLSTILHADRIFVLERGTVAEQGRHEELLAQKGLYYAMWRQQIGERKETAATSAVAV, from the coding sequence ATGAAAATTCTCTATAGCTACCTGCGCCATTACTGGCCGCTGCTGGTGCTGGCCCTGGTGCTGGCCGCCGTCAACCAGGTCTTTTCGCTGCTCGACCCGTACTTTTTCCGCCAGCTCGTCGACCACTTCACGGCCAAATATCCTGACATCAGCGGGGTGCGGCTGGTGTCGTTCCGGCCTTTTTTCTGGGAAGCCATTCCGCTGGTGGGCCTCATGCTGGGCGTGGCCATGGTGTCGCGCATCGCCAAAAACTTTCAGGACTACTACGTCAACGTCATCACCCAGCGGCTGGGCGCCCGCATGTACTCCGACGGCCTGCGCCACTCGCTGGAGCTGCCCTACCAGGTGTTCGAGGACCAACGCTCGGGCGAGACGCTGGGCAAGCTCCAGAAAGTGCGCATCGACGTAGAGAAGCTCATTCAGAGCTTCGTGAACGTGCTGTTCACGGCCCTGGTGGGCATTGTGTTCGTGATGTGGTACGCCGTCACGGTGTACTGGCCCATTGCGCTGGGCTATTTTCTCACCATTCCGCTGCTGGGCATTCTGAGCTTTTTCCTGAGCAAGCGCATCAAGGTGATTCAGAAAACCATTGTGGCCGAAACCACGGCCCTGGCCGGCTCCACCACCGAAAGCCTGCGCAACATCGAGCTCATCAAGAGCCTGGGCCTGGCCCAGCAGGAAACCGAGCGCCTGAACGCCACCACCGACAAAATCCTGAAGCTGGAGCTGCGCAAGGTGCGCTACCTGCGCTCGCTCAGCTTCGTGCAGGGCACCTTTGTGAACCTGCTGCGCAACATCATCATCCTGCTGCTCTTGTACCTGCGGGTGCAAAACCACATCAGCCTGGGCGAGTTCTTCTCCTTCTTCATCTACTCGTTCTCCATCTTCGGGCCGCTGCAGGAGCTGGGCAACATCATCGGGGTATACCGCGAAACCGAGATTTCGCTGGGCAACTTCCAGACCATCCTCGACACGCCCAAGGACGTGAAGCCCGCGCACCCCAAGTCGGTGGCGCACATCAACGACCTGGCCTTCGAGCACGTCAGCTTCAAGCACCTCACGGCCAAGGGGCCGGCCCTGTCCGACATCTCCTTCAGCACCCGGCTGGGTGAAACCATTGCCTTCGTGGGCCCCTCGGGCTCGGGCAAAACCACGCTGGTGAAGCTGCTGGTGGGCCTCTACCCGCCCCTCTCGGGCCGCATTCTCTACAACGGCATTCCCGGCGCCGAAATCGACCTCGACGAGCTGCGCGAGCAAATCGGGTTCGTGACGCAGGACACGCAGCTCTTCAGCGGCACCATCCGCGAAAACCTACGCTTCGTGGCCCCGCAAGCCACCGACGAGGAATGCCTGCTGGCCCTGCGCCAGGCCGCGGCCGACAGCCTGCTGGCCCGCGCCCCCCTGGGCCTCGACAGCGTCATTGGCGAGGGCGGCGTGAAAGTATCGGGCGGCGAAAAGCAGCGCCTCAGCATTGCGCGGGCGCTGTTGCGCAAGCCCACGCTCATGGTGTTCGACGAAGCCACTTCGGCCCTCGACTCGCTCACCGAAGAAGAAATCGGCAAGACGGTGCGGGAGCTCTCGGGCTCACGCCAGCACATGACCATCCTCATTGCCCACCGCCTCAGCACCATTCTGCACGCCGACCGCATTTTCGTGCTTGAGCGCGGCACCGTGGCCGAGCAGGGCCGCCACGAAGAGCTGCTGGCGCAAAAAGGCCTTTACTACGCCATGTGGCGCCAGCAGATTGGCGAGCGCAAGGAAACCGCCGCTACCAGCGCGGTGGCCGTGTAG
- a CDS encoding polyphosphate kinase 2 family protein: protein MNFKLPKTPAVYVKSKAFRLADVDPNDITPFANRPDEKSDVAPRLLELRRRLSELQEMLYAEHRRSLLIVLQAMDTGGKDGAIENLLTGVNPAGVQVATFKAPTTEELKHDFLWRIHAQTPKRGHIGVFNRSHYEDVLITRVHGLIDEKTCQERYDDINHFEQLLTRNGTVVLKFFLHISKEEQAQRLQARLDDPAKNWKFDPNDLKERAYWDDYQQAYEDALRHCSSEDAPWFVIPANHKWARDLAMSEIVVAALEAMNPQPPKPDFDPKQQVIV, encoded by the coding sequence ATGAATTTTAAGCTGCCCAAAACGCCCGCCGTCTACGTGAAGAGCAAGGCTTTCCGCCTGGCCGATGTGGACCCGAACGACATCACGCCTTTTGCCAACCGGCCCGACGAGAAATCGGACGTGGCGCCGCGCCTGCTAGAGCTGCGCCGCCGCCTGAGCGAGCTGCAGGAGATGCTCTACGCCGAGCACCGCCGCAGCCTGCTCATTGTGCTGCAGGCCATGGACACCGGCGGCAAAGACGGCGCCATTGAGAACCTGCTCACGGGCGTGAACCCGGCCGGCGTGCAGGTGGCCACCTTCAAAGCGCCTACTACCGAGGAGTTGAAGCACGACTTTTTGTGGCGTATTCACGCCCAGACGCCCAAGCGCGGGCACATCGGCGTATTCAACCGCTCGCACTACGAGGACGTGCTCATCACGCGCGTGCATGGCCTGATTGACGAAAAAACCTGCCAAGAGCGCTACGACGACATCAACCACTTCGAGCAGCTGCTCACCCGCAACGGCACGGTGGTGCTCAAGTTCTTCCTGCACATCTCGAAAGAGGAACAGGCCCAGCGCCTGCAGGCCCGCCTCGACGACCCCGCCAAAAACTGGAAATTTGACCCCAACGACCTGAAGGAGCGCGCCTATTGGGACGACTACCAGCAGGCCTACGAAGATGCCCTGCGCCACTGCTCGTCGGAGGACGCGCCCTGGTTTGTGATACCCGCCAACCACAAATGGGCCCGCGACCTGGCCATGTCGGAAATAGTGGTGGCCGCCCTAGAAGCTATGAACCCCCAGCCGCCGAAGCCCGATTTCGACCCTAAGCAGCAGGTAATTGTGTAA
- a CDS encoding VIT1/CCC1 transporter family protein, producing the protein MTEPRTTAAALAEDPHPETHMTSSAMLQDIVIGLSDGLTVPFALAAGLSGAVASSGLVITAGLAEIVAGSIAMGLGGYLAGRTEVEHYASELDREHREVREVPDKERAEVEELLADMGLSEATRRQAVAELTADSEQWVKFMMKYELGLEEPDPKQAPKSAVTISLAYALGGLIPLSAYFLTDSPTQGLAWSAAITLVCLLVFGYFKSRMTGQPPVAGAIKMAVVGALAAAAAFGIARVVGGG; encoded by the coding sequence ATGACTGAGCCCCGTACCACGGCCGCCGCGCTGGCCGAAGACCCGCACCCGGAAACGCACATGACCAGCTCGGCCATGCTGCAGGACATCGTTATTGGCCTTTCTGACGGCCTGACCGTGCCGTTTGCGCTGGCCGCGGGCCTGAGCGGGGCGGTGGCCTCGTCGGGGCTGGTCATCACGGCGGGGCTGGCCGAAATCGTGGCCGGCAGCATTGCCATGGGCCTGGGCGGCTACCTGGCCGGCCGCACCGAAGTGGAGCACTACGCCTCCGAGCTGGACCGCGAGCACCGCGAAGTGCGCGAAGTGCCTGACAAGGAGCGCGCCGAGGTAGAGGAGCTGCTGGCCGACATGGGCCTGTCGGAGGCCACGCGGCGCCAGGCCGTGGCCGAGCTCACCGCCGACTCCGAGCAGTGGGTGAAATTCATGATGAAGTACGAGCTGGGCCTCGAAGAACCCGACCCCAAACAGGCGCCCAAAAGTGCCGTCACCATCAGCCTGGCGTACGCGTTGGGTGGCCTGATACCGCTCAGCGCCTATTTTCTTACCGATTCGCCCACGCAGGGGCTGGCATGGTCGGCGGCCATCACGCTGGTGTGCCTGCTGGTGTTTGGCTACTTCAAAAGCCGCATGACGGGGCAGCCGCCGGTGGCGGGCGCCATCAAAATGGCCGTGGTGGGCGCGCTGGCGGCAGCGGCGGCCTTCGGCATTGCGCGGGTGGTGGGCGGCGGCTAG
- a CDS encoding DNA starvation/stationary phase protection protein, which translates to MASSAKTAAPKAAAAKKAPATKAGGQSARSNAAVNIQPVLGQQNNAPAPTQRYGTVSQRLPIGLDEKTRQESVTGLNQLLADTITLRDMYKKHHWQVVGPTFYQLHLLYDKHYEEQSVLVDAIAERIQILGGVAVAMAHDVAELSSIPRVPRDREEAPVQVSRLLDAHQRLLKNCHDYADTADENGDDGTNDLIVSQLIRTNEMQVWFVSEHVVDSPLIQAK; encoded by the coding sequence ATGGCATCCTCCGCCAAAACGGCTGCCCCCAAAGCCGCGGCCGCTAAAAAAGCTCCCGCCACCAAAGCCGGCGGCCAAAGCGCCCGCTCCAACGCTGCCGTCAACATTCAGCCCGTGCTGGGCCAGCAAAACAACGCCCCCGCGCCCACCCAGCGCTACGGCACCGTGAGCCAGCGCTTGCCCATCGGCCTCGACGAAAAAACCCGCCAGGAAAGCGTGACCGGCCTCAACCAGTTGCTGGCCGACACCATCACCCTGCGCGACATGTACAAGAAGCACCACTGGCAGGTGGTGGGCCCCACTTTCTACCAACTGCACCTGCTCTACGACAAGCACTACGAGGAGCAGTCGGTGCTGGTCGACGCCATTGCCGAGCGTATTCAGATTCTGGGCGGCGTGGCCGTGGCCATGGCCCACGACGTGGCCGAGCTCAGCAGCATTCCGCGCGTGCCGCGCGACCGCGAAGAGGCCCCCGTACAGGTGTCGCGCCTGCTCGACGCCCACCAGCGCCTGCTCAAAAACTGCCACGACTACGCCGACACCGCCGATGAAAACGGCGACGACGGCACCAACGACCTCATCGTGAGCCAGCTCATCCGCACCAACGAGATGCAGGTATGGTTCGTGTCGGAGCACGTAGTCGACTCGCCGCTGATTCAGGCGAAATAG
- a CDS encoding low affinity iron permease family protein: MASAITEFSGSTPAFVTAAGLVLVWALTGPLFDYSETWQLVINTGTTVITFLMVFLIQRAQNKDSLVLHLKLNELIAAHKGASNRLINAQDFSEEEIKLLHDFYCALAEMAKKDNDLGKTHTVEEAQDNHNDKLAAHMQ; encoded by the coding sequence ATGGCTAGCGCTATCACCGAGTTTTCCGGGTCGACGCCGGCCTTTGTGACCGCGGCCGGGCTGGTGCTGGTGTGGGCCCTCACGGGGCCGCTGTTTGATTATTCCGAAACCTGGCAGCTGGTCATCAACACGGGCACCACCGTCATTACCTTCCTGATGGTTTTTCTCATTCAGCGCGCTCAAAACAAGGATTCGCTGGTGCTGCATCTCAAGCTCAACGAACTTATTGCGGCCCACAAGGGCGCTAGCAACCGCCTCATCAACGCGCAGGACTTTTCGGAAGAGGAGATAAAGCTTCTGCACGATTTCTACTGCGCGCTGGCCGAGATGGCCAAAAAAGACAACGACCTGGGCAAGACCCATACCGTGGAAGAAGCCCAGGATAACCACAACGACAAGCTGGCCGCCCACATGCAATAG
- a CDS encoding NFACT RNA binding domain-containing protein: MHTNYYFLRQLAPALTERLRGYRVAVCFTQEKDELVIGLTDGGKEFWLKAQLGATFPALALPETFQRARANSVDLFPDLLGERVESVAAWPQDRVLQVNFRSGARLVFKLYGPRPNAIFRTTPDAAAQLFQQKLVADAELKPQPPAPSTKSDQSDQSDQSEKSAESVVQTPVKLPPPLADLPLRYLRDQGYDQAPPEARPRLVNQVLAQLEKPAHFYFVQLDGRTRLSLLPLGDILETLPGDDPIAALRRFVPMALGRRALEMETKQLRQLLERRADEASTAAAHARQRLYALAHEAGYRHTADLIMAHLHEIPARAEQIEVLDFYTNLPRVIKLKPNEKPQLTAENLYRKGKNQQIEERQLIERIARREADALTALERLEELDTQPPLAELRGLRAWRKLHGLNPAPIAAKAATELPFKVFEDRGFTILVGRNAVNNDLLTQKYAHKDDLWLHAKDVTGSHVVIRHRAGQPVPEPVIEHAAQLAGWYSRRQHDTLCPVTVTPKKFVRKPKGALPGQVLVERERVVLVKPGNPFERE; encoded by the coding sequence ATGCACACCAACTATTATTTCCTACGCCAACTGGCCCCGGCACTCACCGAGCGGCTGCGGGGCTACCGCGTGGCGGTGTGCTTCACGCAGGAAAAGGACGAGCTGGTTATCGGCCTCACGGACGGCGGCAAGGAATTCTGGCTGAAGGCGCAATTGGGCGCCACTTTTCCCGCCCTGGCCCTGCCCGAAACCTTCCAGCGGGCCCGCGCCAATTCGGTCGACTTGTTTCCTGACCTGCTGGGCGAGCGGGTGGAAAGCGTGGCTGCCTGGCCGCAGGACCGGGTGCTGCAAGTGAATTTCCGCAGCGGGGCACGGCTGGTGTTTAAGCTGTACGGCCCGCGGCCCAACGCCATTTTTCGTACGACGCCGGACGCAGCGGCTCAGCTTTTCCAGCAAAAGCTCGTGGCCGACGCCGAGTTGAAGCCCCAGCCGCCAGCGCCATCCACAAAATCCGACCAATCCGACCAATCCGACCAATCCGAAAAATCCGCTGAATCCGTGGTTCAGACGCCGGTCAAGCTGCCGCCCCCGCTGGCCGACTTGCCCCTGCGCTACCTGCGTGACCAGGGCTACGACCAGGCGCCGCCCGAAGCCCGTCCCCGGCTGGTAAACCAAGTGCTGGCCCAGCTGGAAAAACCCGCGCATTTCTACTTCGTTCAGCTGGATGGGCGTACGCGCCTGAGCTTGCTGCCACTCGGCGACATCCTCGAAACGCTGCCCGGCGACGACCCCATTGCGGCCCTGCGCCGCTTCGTGCCTATGGCTTTGGGTCGGCGGGCGTTGGAAATGGAAACCAAGCAGCTGCGCCAGCTGCTGGAGCGCCGCGCCGACGAAGCCAGCACGGCCGCTGCTCACGCCCGGCAGCGTCTGTATGCGCTGGCCCACGAGGCCGGCTACCGCCACACCGCCGACCTGATTATGGCGCATCTGCACGAGATTCCGGCGCGGGCCGAGCAGATTGAAGTGTTGGACTTCTACACCAATCTGCCTAGGGTCATTAAGCTCAAGCCCAACGAAAAGCCCCAGCTGACTGCCGAAAACCTGTACCGCAAAGGCAAAAACCAGCAAATCGAAGAGCGCCAGCTCATCGAGCGCATTGCCCGGCGCGAAGCCGACGCCCTGACGGCCCTGGAGCGACTAGAGGAGCTGGACACCCAGCCGCCGCTGGCCGAGCTGCGCGGCCTGCGTGCCTGGCGCAAGCTCCACGGCCTCAACCCCGCGCCCATCGCTGCTAAAGCCGCCACGGAGCTTCCTTTTAAGGTATTTGAAGACCGGGGCTTTACCATTTTGGTGGGCCGCAACGCCGTCAACAACGACTTACTTACCCAGAAATACGCGCACAAGGACGACCTCTGGCTGCACGCCAAAGACGTAACGGGTTCGCACGTCGTTATTCGGCATCGGGCCGGGCAGCCCGTGCCCGAACCCGTGATAGAGCACGCCGCGCAGCTGGCCGGCTGGTACTCGCGCCGGCAGCACGATACATTGTGCCCCGTGACCGTGACGCCCAAAAAGTTTGTGCGCAAGCCCAAAGGCGCCTTGCCCGGGCAGGTGCTGGTGGAGCGAGAGCGGGTGGTGCTGGTGAAGCCCGGCAACCCCTTCGAGCGCGAGTAG
- a CDS encoding MBL fold metallo-hydrolase, with protein MVVTFLGTGTSSGVPMIGCTCAVCRSLDHRDHRLRVSVHVEVAGRSFVIDSGPDFRQQMLRARITHLDALLFTHEHKDHTAGLDDIRAFNFRQQTDMPVFAEPRVLGQLQQEFAYIFAENKYPGVPRVTLHPIERDDAPFDVLGVPVQPLRAMHHRLPVLGFRIGGFCYLTDANHIGPETRAQLRDADVIVLNALRREEHISHFTLAQAVAVLEEAAPKRAFLTHISHQLGRHQEVEAELPDWIRLAYDGLRVEV; from the coding sequence ATGGTTGTAACGTTCTTAGGTACGGGCACCTCGTCGGGCGTGCCCATGATTGGGTGCACCTGCGCGGTGTGCCGCTCGCTCGACCACCGCGACCACCGCCTGCGCGTGTCGGTGCACGTGGAAGTGGCCGGCCGCAGCTTCGTGATTGACTCCGGCCCCGATTTCCGGCAGCAGATGCTGCGCGCCCGCATCACGCACCTCGACGCGCTGCTGTTCACCCACGAGCACAAAGACCACACCGCCGGCCTCGACGACATTCGGGCGTTCAATTTCCGGCAGCAGACCGACATGCCGGTTTTTGCCGAGCCCCGCGTGCTGGGCCAGCTGCAACAGGAGTTTGCCTACATTTTTGCCGAGAATAAGTACCCCGGCGTGCCGCGCGTGACGCTGCACCCCATTGAGCGCGACGACGCGCCGTTTGACGTGCTGGGCGTGCCCGTGCAGCCCCTGCGGGCCATGCACCACCGCCTGCCGGTGCTGGGCTTCCGCATCGGCGGCTTCTGCTACCTGACGGACGCCAACCACATCGGCCCCGAAACCCGCGCCCAGCTCCGCGATGCCGACGTCATCGTGCTCAACGCCTTGCGGCGCGAAGAGCATATTTCGCACTTCACGCTGGCCCAGGCCGTGGCCGTGCTGGAAGAGGCCGCGCCCAAGCGGGCATTTCTCACGCACATCAGCCACCAGCTGGGCCGCCACCAAGAGGTGGAAGCTGAGCTGCCCGATTGGATTCGGCTGGCGTATGACGGGCTGCGGGTGGAGGTGTAG
- a CDS encoding response regulator — MSVDTQSKTILIAEDSSVILNLTRKILELQKYKIVLAKNGGEVLKQLESTPVDCVLMDINIPVKDGMQCTREIRAHADPAINKLPIIAITGNANNYSMDQFREAGVTDYLPKPLDFDALVRVVKQYVG, encoded by the coding sequence ATGTCCGTCGATACCCAATCCAAAACCATTCTGATTGCTGAGGACAGCTCGGTGATTCTCAACCTCACCCGGAAAATTCTGGAGTTGCAGAAGTACAAAATCGTGCTGGCCAAAAACGGAGGCGAAGTCCTCAAGCAACTCGAATCCACGCCGGTCGATTGTGTGCTCATGGACATCAACATCCCGGTGAAGGACGGCATGCAGTGCACCCGCGAAATCCGCGCCCACGCCGACCCGGCCATCAACAAGTTGCCCATCATCGCCATCACCGGCAACGCCAACAACTACTCGATGGACCAGTTCCGCGAAGCCGGCGTGACCGATTACCTGCCCAAGCCCCTCGACTTCGACGCCCTGGTGCGCGTGGTGAAGCAATACGTGGGCTAA